In Phoenix dactylifera cultivar Barhee BC4 chromosome 1, palm_55x_up_171113_PBpolish2nd_filt_p, whole genome shotgun sequence, the genomic stretch TGGAAGGTTTGGGATTGAGACCGAATGTGTACACTTTCACCATTTGCATCCGGGTGCTTGGTCAAGCAGGAAAGATCGATGAAGCTTATGGGCTTCTGAGGAGAATGGAGGAAGAGGGGTGCCGACCTGATGTCGTGACTTTTACTGTACTTATAGAAGTTCTCTGTGAAGCTGGGCAGCTCGATAGAGCCAAGGAGTTGTTCTGGGAGATGAAGTCAAGTGATCAGAAACCAGATAGGGTGACTTACATTACGTTGCTGGACAAGTTTGGAGACACTGGCGATTTGGAATCGGTGTGGGGGTTTTGGAGGGAATTGGAAGCCGATGGCTATGATGCCGATGTTGTTATTTTTACTGCTGTTATAAATGCTTTGTGCAAAGAAGGGAGGATCAAAGAAGCTTCTGAAATGTTGGGTGTAATGGGAAAGAAGGGCATATCACCTAACCTGCAGACCTATAACACACTGATCAGTGGTCTCCTGAGAGCAAATAGATTGAATGAAGCTGAAGAGCTCTTTAATTATGTGGATGCTCAGGGACTGAAACCAACTGCTTACACCTATATCCTTTTCATTGATTACTATGGGAAGTGTGGAGAGTTCGAGAAAGCTTTCAGTATGTATGAGATTATGAAGAGTCAGGGGGTTGTTCCAGATATTGTTGCCTGCAATGCATGTTTGTATGGTCTCGCTGAGTCAGGAAGGCTTGGACAGGCAAAAGAAGTTTTCTATGAACTAAGAGCTGTTGGACTCTCTCCAGATGCTATCACCTATAATATGATGATTAAATGCTGCAATAAGGCTGGGAAAGTTGATGAAGCTGTGAAGATATTCTCTGAGATGATAGAAAGTGGGTGCAAACCGGATGAGATTACAGTCAACTCTCTGATCAATGCGCTCTACAAGGCAGGAAGAGAGGATGAAGCTTGGAAACTGTTCCACAGAATGAAGGAGCTGAATCTTGAGCCCACTGTGGTGACCTACAACACCCTAGTGGCAGGACTGGGAAAGGAGGGTAGAGTTCAAGAGGTGATGGTTTTGTTTCGGGAAATGAGCAGTCACAATTGTCCTCCAAATACAATAACTTACAACACTCTGCTGGATTGTCTCTCCAAAAATGGGGAAGTGGATCTTGCCTTGGACATTCTTTACGGGATGACAGAGAAGGACTGTATGCCTGACCTTTTATCTTACAACACTGTGATATATGGTTTAGCTACAGAAGATAGAGTTAATGAAGCATTGTGGCTCTTTCATCAAATGAGAAAAGTTTGCATACCTGATTTTGTATCTTTGTGCAGCATCCTTCCAAGTTTCATTAAAAATGGACAGACAAAGAATGCTTTGCAAATCACCAAAGAATATATTATGCAGCCCAATGCTCAGAGAGATAGGTTCTCCTGGGAAGCTATAATGGAAGGGATATTAGGTGAAGCTGGGTATGATCAGTCagttaaattttctgaattgatTGCTACAAGTGGTGCTTATCAAAATGACTACTTATTATGCCCTCTGATTAAGTTTCTCTGTAAGCATAAGAAAGCTGTTGATGCACACAAACTATTTGAGAAATTCAAGAGCTATGGAATATCACCAACCATGGAAGCATATAATCTTCTTATCACTGGACTCCTAGAATCCCATTTTATGGAGATTGCTCAAGGTCTTTTCATGGAAATGAAAAAGGTTGGCTGTACTCCAGATGTTTTCACCTACAATGCATTAATGGATGCTTTGGGGAAGTCTATGCGGATTGAGCAGATGTTGATGTTGTACGAGGAGATGCGTGCAAGGGGATGTGAACCGAACAACATAACCTACAATATAGTCATTTCAGGCTTTGTCAAGTCTAAAAGATTAGATCAGGCTATTGATTTCTACTATGATTTGATTAGTAGAGATTTCTCACCCACCCCATGTACATATGGTCCTCTTATTGATGGGCTCTTGAAATCGGGAAAGATGAATGAGGCAGAAGACATGTTCAATGAGATGGTGGACTATGGATGCAAGCCTAACAGTGCAATCTATAATATTCTTATAAATGGATTTGGGAAGGCTGGTGATGCAGAAAAGGCTTGCAAATGGTTTGAAAGGATGGTCAGGGAGGGAATTAGGCCAGATGTGAAGTCCTACACCATCCTTATCGATACCCTTTGCATGGTGGGTAGAGCAGATGATGCTCTCTCCTATTTCGAAGAACTGATGGAAACTGGACTTGAGCCTGACTTGATCGCATATAATTTAATGATTAATGGTCTTGGGAAATCTCAGAGATTAGACGAAGCCATTGCTCTTTTCAATGAAATGCAAAATAGGGGAATTTTTCCTGACCTGTATACATACAATTCCTTAATTCTCAACCTTGGGAAGGCAGGGAAGTTAGCTGAAGCTGGAAAGATGTATGAAGAACTCCAACTCAAAGGGTTCCAGCCTAATGTTTTTACATACAACGCTCTTATTCGAGGTTATAGTGCATCAGGTAATACTGACAATGCATATTCTGTCTATAAAAACATGATGGTTGAAGGGTGCAGCCCCAATTCAGGGACGTTTTCACAACTTCCTAATGAATCATGACACATAAGCTAGAACTTGTCTACATGTATCCCATTTTTTTGTACATTAGAAATTTATTCAGGGAAAGAACTCCTCGGTGAGTACTGGCGATTAATGCTGTAACAAATCAAATAGTGTGAATGAGTTTTTTGAAAATTAAACCTGATTTCACCTTTTCAATTATTCCCTCCCTCTTTTTGGAGGTAAAATAGCTCTATGTAGTCTTTGATAAACTTCTCTTTTACATTTCTTGAGTTGCAATGTTTCATGTCACAGGCTTTCCTTGGACTCTAAATTGATGGTATATACTTATGATAGATAAGATCAATCAACTTTTACTTATAGTACTAATTTGATTTAACACTTATTCATAGTCATTTGAGAAGTGACTTAAAAACAGTCCTTTCTTTGCAACATAATGATCTTCTCCTGCATACAGAACAGAAGCTatttctttcatgaaaactacataTTAGAAGATttgaacaaatgtaactcttaGAATCTGTTCCAAAATTTTCTGAAAGGTCTGAATATCTGGTTCTAGCTCTTTGGAACtagaaaaaagaagagtttaTTGCTACTCACTTGGAAGAACAAACAATCAACCCAAGACATGGTAATCACGTTTTCTGCTTTGTTTTTTTATGTATCTTCAGATTTAAAAGAACAAACTTTATGGAGATAATTAGACAAATAAGTTCGTTTGGAACTTTGATACAGCATTCTGTTATATTTAGAGGAATCAACAACATCCATATTTTATTCCTAATTGGAACAATATGAATGTCCATTCTATCCTTTCAAATGAAGACAGGTTCCTTCTAATGGCAGCTGGGCGActtgccagattggcttcttgAAACTGTATGATGGTCACCTTGCATTTGTGATGTAATCTCCTCTCTTTTGGCGGAATGGTACTTTGCGTCAAAGAACATGATTTTCTGTATGCAATCCTTGCTTCTGATACCGTGACCTGACGCTTGCATCAGGTTTTGATT encodes the following:
- the LOC120110807 gene encoding pentatricopeptide repeat-containing protein At4g31850, chloroplastic-like, which produces MASSVIELGYSSICCSNRKGLETNGETAAFGHLAPFSRRKIRISNLFPSSGPFIYRCEFKKNHLILRRFGGTNSHGIRGKKKQEDGVNSDNVVYILKSISDPVRALSIFKSIAQQPEIVHTTESYNYMLEFLRIHGRVEDMALVFDLMQQQIVKRNTNTFLTIFKAFRIRGGLRSAPFALSRMREAGFVLNAFSYNGLIHFLLQSGFVREAMEVYGQMISEGITPSLKTYSALMVALGKRRGTEAVLRLLSEMEGLGLRPNVYTFTICIRVLGQAGKIDEAYGLLRRMEEEGCRPDVVTFTVLIEVLCEAGQLDRAKELFWEMKSSDQKPDRVTYITLLDKFGDTGDLESVWGFWRELEADGYDADVVIFTAVINALCKEGRIKEASEMLGVMGKKGISPNLQTYNTLISGLLRANRLNEAEELFNYVDAQGLKPTAYTYILFIDYYGKCGEFEKAFSMYEIMKSQGVVPDIVACNACLYGLAESGRLGQAKEVFYELRAVGLSPDAITYNMMIKCCNKAGKVDEAVKIFSEMIESGCKPDEITVNSLINALYKAGREDEAWKLFHRMKELNLEPTVVTYNTLVAGLGKEGRVQEVMVLFREMSSHNCPPNTITYNTLLDCLSKNGEVDLALDILYGMTEKDCMPDLLSYNTVIYGLATEDRVNEALWLFHQMRKVCIPDFVSLCSILPSFIKNGQTKNALQITKEYIMQPNAQRDRFSWEAIMEGILGEAGYDQSVKFSELIATSGAYQNDYLLCPLIKFLCKHKKAVDAHKLFEKFKSYGISPTMEAYNLLITGLLESHFMEIAQGLFMEMKKVGCTPDVFTYNALMDALGKSMRIEQMLMLYEEMRARGCEPNNITYNIVISGFVKSKRLDQAIDFYYDLISRDFSPTPCTYGPLIDGLLKSGKMNEAEDMFNEMVDYGCKPNSAIYNILINGFGKAGDAEKACKWFERMVREGIRPDVKSYTILIDTLCMVGRADDALSYFEELMETGLEPDLIAYNLMINGLGKSQRLDEAIALFNEMQNRGIFPDLYTYNSLILNLGKAGKLAEAGKMYEELQLKGFQPNVFTYNALIRGYSASGNTDNAYSVYKNMMVEGCSPNSGTFSQLPNES